In one Asterias amurensis chromosome 9, ASM3211899v1 genomic region, the following are encoded:
- the LOC139942153 gene encoding NADH-quinone oxidoreductase subunit B-like: MALFAGQVCINMLKMGRLGLLPMRHLPAASTCTRTLHEQTLTTMAQSNQVTPNTNLSLVPYRQKSSAPVPVAAPKDSKAEFVVARMDDLINWARRSSLWPMLFGLACCAVEMMHMAAPRYDMDRFGVVFRASPRQADVMIVAGTLTNKMAPALRKVYDQMPEPRWVISMGSCANGGGYYHYSYAVVRGCDRIVPVDIYVPGCPPTAEALLYGVLQLQKKIRRAQNITMWYRR, translated from the exons ATGGCGTTGTTCG CTGGACAGGTGTGTATCAACATGCTGAAGATGGGCCGCCTTGGGTTGCTCCCTATGCGGCATTTACCTGCAGCTTCAACATGTACGAGAACCCTACACGAACAGACGTTAACCACAATGGCACAGTCCAACCAAGTCACACCCAACACGAACCTAAG CTTGGTGCCATATCGGCAGAAGAGCTCGGCCCCAGTCCCAGTTGCTGCCCCTAAGGACAGTAAAGCTGAGTTTGTCGTTGCCAGAATGGATGACCTTATTAACTGGGCAAGACGG AGTTCCCTATGGCCGATGTTGTTTGGGTTAGCCTGCTGCGCTGTAGAGATGATGCACATGGCGGCACCACGCTACGACATGGATCGCTTCGGCGTGGTGTTTCGTGCGAGTCCCCGCCAGGCTGATGTCATGATTGTTGCCGGGACgctgacaaacaagatggcgccTGCTCTGAGGAAGGTTTATGATCAGATGCCGGAGCCAAGATGGGTGATTTCAATGGGAAG CTGTGCAAATGGAGGAGGTTACTATCATTATTCGTACGCTGTGGTCAGAGGATGCGATAGGATTGTTCCTGTGGATATATATGTGCCAG gaTGTCCACCCACTGCCGAGGCACTTCTCTATGGCGTTCTTCAGCTACAGAAGAAGATCAGGCGAGCTCAGAACATCACAATGTGGTACCGCAGATAA
- the LOC139941918 gene encoding zinc metalloproteinase-disintegrin-like atrase-A produces MKGIALCVFLTATAFASPGVDLSLSTDELQRYFGVNSHEKAPEYEIVYPEFLTTDSKRNVGRSAIATSSLELQIGAFGQTLELTLDQDGSFIRPGLVAEYISEEGTITVPVRSDCLYTGKVKGESTSLASVSACGGMIAMINHADGPTFIEPLDEEHAIKRDVGRGLPHIAYKRMPDTGASCPVTGADFLLDDDDDDKTNGINTKSTRYLELGVIGDAELYSIRGGNTANCLTALFNAAKNVLQLNSLDASNTMVPKLVNLKVFTDSQSGLVTCPNPSNCLKTAAAWQSANNPSSSSADHWDNAAIITGYDLDGSTLGIAYVGSCGGYYSASVTSMRTLAATDVLAHEIGHNLNMRHDSDGNGCSSSGYVMGAYVNDHRDEPSWSTCSKSYYDSFVGSQTCYNDS; encoded by the exons ATGAAGGGAATTGCTTTGTGTGTTTTCCTGACTGCAACAGCGTTTGCAAGTCCAGGG GTGGATCTCAGTTTATCTACAGACGAACTGCAACGTTACTTTGGCGTGAACAGTCATGAGAAGG CCCCTGAGTACGAGATTGTGTATCCTGAATTTCTAACCACTGATAGCAAGCGTAATGTCGGTCGTAGTGCAATCGCCACCTCATCGTTGGAGCTCCAAATTGGTGCGTTTGGGCAGACATTGGAATTGACATTAGACCAAGATGGCAGCTTCATCAGACCAGGTCTCGTGGCTGAATACATAAGTGAGGAAGGGACCATCACTGTACCCGTCCGATCTGACTGTCTGTACACCGGGAAAGTCAAAGGAGAATCTACGTCACTCGCATCTGTTAGCGCGTGTGGCGGTATG ATTGCGATGATTAATCACGCCGATGGACCAACATTCATCGAACCACTTGATGAAGAACATGCCATCAAAAGAGACGTAGGGCGTGGTCTTCCACATATCGCTTACAAACGAATGCCGGACACAGGCGCTTCATGCCCTGTCACAGGAG ctgattttttactcgatgatgatgatgacgacaaGACTAACGGCATCAATACAAAGTCAACCAGATATCTGGAACTTGGTGTCATCGGCGATGCTGAGTTGTATTCAATTCGAGGCGGAAATACCGCCAATTGTCTGACGGCACTTTTCAATGCA GCAAAGAACGTGTTGCAACTTAATTCACTGGATGCATCCAATACCATGGTACCCAAGCTGGTGAATCTGAAAGTCTTTACGGATAGTCAG TCTGGTTTGGTGACCTGTCCAAATCCAAGCAACTGCTTGAAAACTGCAGCTGCTTGGCAAAGTGCCAACAACCCGTCGTCATCCTCAGCAGATCACTGGGATAACGCAGCTATCATAACAGG ATATGACCTCGACGGATCAACGCTTGGAATAGCATATGTAGGTTCATGTGGCGGCTACTATTCGGCATCGGTCACCTCCATGCGCACTCTGGCTGCTACCGACGTGCTAGCCCATGAGATTGGGCATAA TTTAAACATGCGACACGATAGTGACGGAAATGGTTGTTCATCCAGTGGATACGTTATGGGAGCTTACGTTAATGACCACCGTGATGAACCAAGCTGGTCAACGTGCAGTAAGAGCTACTACGACAGCTTCGTTGG GAGTCAAACTTGCTACAACGATTCTTGA
- the LOC139941870 gene encoding zinc metalloproteinase/disintegrin-like isoform X2: MEVDHSLSTDELQRYFGVNSHEKAPEYEIVYPEFLTTDSKRNVGRSAIATSSLELQIGAFGQTLELTLEQDGSFIRPGLVAEYISEEGTITVPVRSDCLYTGKVKGESTSLASVSACEGLIAMINHADGPTYIEPLDEEHAIKRDVGRGLPHIAYKRMPDTGASCPVTGADFSVEDDDDDKIDDISTKSTKYLELGVIGDSELYSLRGGNTHNCLTALFNAAKNVLQLSSLDASNTMEPKLVTLRVFTSDEAGLVTCPDASKSLQAARDWQHNNNPSSSSAGHWDNAAIVTGWELNSGSTLGIAYVGSCGGRYSASVTSLRTLAATDVLAHEIGHNLNMQHDSDGNGCSSSGYVMGAYVNDHRDEPSWSTCSKSYYDSFVGSRSCYNDS, translated from the exons GTGGATCACAGTTTATCTACAGACGAACTGCAACGCTACTTTGGCGTGAACAGTCATGAAAAGG CCCCCGAGTACGAGATTGTGTATCCTGAATTTCTAACCACTGATAGCAAGCGTAATGTCGGCCGTAGTGCAATCGCCACCTCATCGTTGGAGCTCCAAATTGGTGCGTTTGGGCAGACATTGGAATTGACATTGGAACAAGATGGCAGCTTCATCAGACCAGGTCTCGTGGCTGAATACATAAGCGAGGAAGGGACCATCACTGTCCCCGTCCGATCTGACTGTCTGTATACCGGGAAAGTCAAAGGAGAATCTACGTCACTCGCATCTGTTAGCGCGTGTGAAGGTTTG ATTGCGATGATTAATCACGCTGATGGACCCACATACATCGAACCACTTGATGAAGAACATGCCATCAAAAGAGACGTAGGTCGTGGTCTTCCCCATATCGCTTACAAACGAATGCCGGACACAGGCGCTTCATGCCCTGTCACAGGAG ctGATTTTTCCGTcgaagatgatgatgacgacAAGATTGATGATATCAGTACAAAGTCAACTAAATATCTGGAACTTGGTGTCATCGGCGACTCTGAGTTGTATTCACTTCGAGGCGGAAACACCCACAATTGTCTGACGGCACTTTTCAATGCA GCGAAGAACGTGTTGCAACTCAGTTCACTGGATGCATCTAATACCATGGAACCCAAGCTGGTGACTCTGAGGGTCTTTACGAGTGATGAG GCTGGTTTGGTGACCTGTCCAGATGCAAGCAAATCCTTACAAGCTGCACGAGATTGGCAACATAACAACAACCCGTCATCATCATCAGCAGGACATTGGGATAACGCGGCTATCGTAACTGG ATGGGAACTCAATTCTGGATCAACGCTTGGAATAGCATATGTAGGCTCATGTGGCGGCCGCTATTCGGCATCGGTCACCTCCCTGCGCACTCTGGCTGCTACCGACGTGCTAGCCCATGAGATTGGGCATAA TTTAAACATGCAACACGACAGTGACGGAAATGGATGTTCATCCAGTGGATACGTTATGGGAGCTTACGTTAATGACCACCGTGATGAACCAAGCTGGTCAACGTGCAGTAAGAGCTACTACGACAGCTTCGTTGG GAGTCGAAGTTGCTACAACGATTCTTGA
- the LOC139941870 gene encoding zinc metalloproteinase/disintegrin-like isoform X1 translates to MKGIALCIFLTATAFAKPGVDHSLSTDELQRYFGVNSHEKAPEYEIVYPEFLTTDSKRNVGRSAIATSSLELQIGAFGQTLELTLEQDGSFIRPGLVAEYISEEGTITVPVRSDCLYTGKVKGESTSLASVSACEGLIAMINHADGPTYIEPLDEEHAIKRDVGRGLPHIAYKRMPDTGASCPVTGADFSVEDDDDDKIDDISTKSTKYLELGVIGDSELYSLRGGNTHNCLTALFNAAKNVLQLSSLDASNTMEPKLVTLRVFTSDEAGLVTCPDASKSLQAARDWQHNNNPSSSSAGHWDNAAIVTGWELNSGSTLGIAYVGSCGGRYSASVTSLRTLAATDVLAHEIGHNLNMQHDSDGNGCSSSGYVMGAYVNDHRDEPSWSTCSKSYYDSFVGSRSCYNDS, encoded by the exons aTGAAGGGAATTGCTTTGTGTATTTTCCTGACTGCAACAGCTTTTGCAAAACCAGGG GTGGATCACAGTTTATCTACAGACGAACTGCAACGCTACTTTGGCGTGAACAGTCATGAAAAGG CCCCCGAGTACGAGATTGTGTATCCTGAATTTCTAACCACTGATAGCAAGCGTAATGTCGGCCGTAGTGCAATCGCCACCTCATCGTTGGAGCTCCAAATTGGTGCGTTTGGGCAGACATTGGAATTGACATTGGAACAAGATGGCAGCTTCATCAGACCAGGTCTCGTGGCTGAATACATAAGCGAGGAAGGGACCATCACTGTCCCCGTCCGATCTGACTGTCTGTATACCGGGAAAGTCAAAGGAGAATCTACGTCACTCGCATCTGTTAGCGCGTGTGAAGGTTTG ATTGCGATGATTAATCACGCTGATGGACCCACATACATCGAACCACTTGATGAAGAACATGCCATCAAAAGAGACGTAGGTCGTGGTCTTCCCCATATCGCTTACAAACGAATGCCGGACACAGGCGCTTCATGCCCTGTCACAGGAG ctGATTTTTCCGTcgaagatgatgatgacgacAAGATTGATGATATCAGTACAAAGTCAACTAAATATCTGGAACTTGGTGTCATCGGCGACTCTGAGTTGTATTCACTTCGAGGCGGAAACACCCACAATTGTCTGACGGCACTTTTCAATGCA GCGAAGAACGTGTTGCAACTCAGTTCACTGGATGCATCTAATACCATGGAACCCAAGCTGGTGACTCTGAGGGTCTTTACGAGTGATGAG GCTGGTTTGGTGACCTGTCCAGATGCAAGCAAATCCTTACAAGCTGCACGAGATTGGCAACATAACAACAACCCGTCATCATCATCAGCAGGACATTGGGATAACGCGGCTATCGTAACTGG ATGGGAACTCAATTCTGGATCAACGCTTGGAATAGCATATGTAGGCTCATGTGGCGGCCGCTATTCGGCATCGGTCACCTCCCTGCGCACTCTGGCTGCTACCGACGTGCTAGCCCATGAGATTGGGCATAA TTTAAACATGCAACACGACAGTGACGGAAATGGATGTTCATCCAGTGGATACGTTATGGGAGCTTACGTTAATGACCACCGTGATGAACCAAGCTGGTCAACGTGCAGTAAGAGCTACTACGACAGCTTCGTTGG GAGTCGAAGTTGCTACAACGATTCTTGA